The following are from one region of the Chloroflexota bacterium genome:
- a CDS encoding tetratricopeptide repeat protein, with product MYRRRSVNIVLAVTVIAILVLALFGVYRLMSTPLEEKALRSTPTATVAETDYLALGDDLLSQGKVDEAMENYSRAAQLKPDSAKANAYWGKCLYIRGQTAAAVVKLQKAVELEPNNATYRALLSLAYDWNKEYSKASESAQKAVELAPTLALAHATLAEALADSGQLEKAMVAARRAVDLDDKSADSHRAYGYALQSVGKFQEAEAEYRKAIELQPNMTYFRLTLAALYRRMMRYDEAIREFQKITEMEPNNPQGFEGIGLSYYDQKKYAEAVVAFKKAAELDPKRAGTQSYIGWSYYLQEKYDLAIPYFQEAVRLEPERAEAYEGLGWCMYMAQRYDEAREAFNKALQIDPNRQLAKQGLKALEKK from the coding sequence GTGTATAGGCGCAGGTCGGTGAACATCGTCTTGGCCGTTACTGTTATAGCCATCCTCGTTCTCGCCCTCTTCGGGGTGTATCGCCTGATGAGCACGCCTTTGGAGGAGAAGGCCCTTCGCTCTACGCCCACAGCTACGGTAGCGGAGACCGATTACCTCGCTTTGGGTGATGATCTGCTGAGCCAGGGTAAAGTGGATGAGGCGATGGAGAACTACAGCCGTGCGGCACAACTGAAACCTGATAGTGCCAAGGCGAATGCCTATTGGGGCAAGTGCTTATATATCCGTGGTCAGACGGCCGCAGCTGTCGTTAAGCTGCAAAAAGCGGTGGAGCTTGAGCCCAATAACGCTACATATCGTGCTCTCCTCTCGCTCGCTTATGATTGGAATAAAGAGTATTCTAAGGCCAGTGAGAGCGCGCAGAAAGCTGTGGAGCTGGCCCCTACGCTGGCCTTAGCCCACGCAACCTTGGCCGAAGCCCTCGCCGATAGCGGGCAGTTGGAGAAGGCTATGGTAGCGGCAAGGAGAGCCGTTGATCTGGACGATAAAAGTGCTGATAGCCACCGTGCTTATGGCTATGCCCTACAATCCGTAGGTAAATTTCAGGAGGCGGAGGCGGAATACCGTAAAGCCATAGAATTGCAGCCGAATATGACCTACTTCCGCCTAACTTTAGCTGCGCTTTACAGGCGTATGATGCGCTATGACGAGGCCATCAGGGAGTTTCAGAAGATCACGGAGATGGAACCAAATAATCCCCAGGGCTTTGAAGGGATCGGGCTCAGTTACTATGATCAGAAAAAATATGCGGAGGCCGTCGTCGCTTTTAAGAAGGCGGCGGAATTGGATCCGAAGCGAGCTGGAACGCAGAGTTATATCGGATGGTCTTATTATCTGCAAGAGAAGTATGACCTGGCCATCCCTTATTTCCAGGAGGCAGTGCGTTTGGAGCCCGAACGGGCGGAAGCCTATGAAGGGCTGGGCTGGTGTATGTATATGGCGCAGCGCTACGATGAGGCCAGGGAGGCATTCAACAAGGCTCTTCAGATTGACCCTAATCGGCAGTTGGCCAAGCAGGGCTTGAAGGCGCTGGAGAAAAAGTGA
- the uvrC gene encoding excinuclease ABC subunit UvrC, translating into MERLQIDKQLKSLPSKPGVYLFKNERGEVLYVGKASKLRNRVRSYFQSQGQSLKNRLMIPQIADYEFIVTDSDLEALILECNFIKRHRPKYNVRLRDDKNYPYLRISLDETWPRVYITRRYERDGARYFGPFASSKSVRRTLDLLKKLFPYRSCKRPLTGTDKRPCLDYHIHRCLGPCIGAIGREEYFSVIQQVCLFLEGKQEQIIKQLREEMNKAAGSLQFERAAFLRDQLRAIEMVVEHQRVLSTAMHDQDVIALARNDGEACVQVFFIRGGKLIGREHFVLEGTQDEDARRIMGSFVMQFYDRAADIPPRLLLQSELDEPKVIDEWLRNKRGDKVVIRVPRKGEGKKLVDLVAENAAEALEQLRAQWLADEQKTRLAVEEIARYLKLPALPKRIECYDISNIRGTSAVGSMVVFERGQPKKSEYRRFQIKTVPGANDYAMLQEVLQRRFKRAVKASRSLEPDSQTTLIPDKTDWGILPDLVIVDGGKGQLHAALDAMKELNISTVPIVAIAKEHEELFTPDCVEPITLPPTAQGLYFIQRIRDEAHRFALSYHQAMRKRTTFSSLLGEIPGVGPKRKAALLKHFGTIDAIREASITEISRLPGLNRSVAENIKCYL; encoded by the coding sequence ATGGAGCGGCTACAAATAGACAAACAATTAAAGTCGCTGCCCAGTAAGCCTGGAGTCTACCTTTTCAAGAACGAAAGAGGCGAGGTCCTCTACGTCGGTAAGGCCAGCAAGCTTAGAAACAGGGTCCGTTCCTACTTCCAGAGTCAAGGGCAATCGCTTAAAAACCGGCTGATGATCCCTCAAATCGCAGACTACGAATTCATCGTCACCGATTCTGACCTTGAAGCACTCATCCTCGAATGCAACTTTATCAAACGGCATCGACCCAAGTATAACGTGCGACTGCGCGATGACAAGAACTACCCCTATTTGCGGATAAGCCTGGATGAGACATGGCCACGCGTCTACATCACCCGCCGCTATGAAAGGGATGGTGCCAGATACTTTGGACCCTTCGCTAGTTCTAAATCTGTCCGCCGTACGCTTGATTTGTTGAAAAAGTTGTTCCCCTATCGCTCTTGCAAGAGACCCCTTACCGGCACCGACAAACGGCCGTGCCTCGACTATCACATTCACCGCTGCCTGGGTCCATGTATCGGGGCCATCGGGCGCGAGGAATACTTTTCCGTGATACAGCAGGTCTGTCTCTTCCTGGAGGGTAAACAGGAACAAATTATCAAACAGTTGCGCGAAGAAATGAATAAGGCCGCAGGGTCTCTCCAATTCGAACGAGCCGCCTTCCTGCGCGATCAACTCCGAGCCATAGAAATGGTCGTCGAACATCAGAGGGTCCTCTCCACGGCGATGCACGATCAAGACGTAATTGCCCTGGCGCGCAACGACGGCGAAGCATGCGTCCAGGTGTTCTTTATCAGAGGTGGTAAGCTTATCGGACGAGAACACTTCGTCCTTGAAGGGACCCAGGATGAGGATGCCCGAAGGATAATGGGCTCCTTCGTCATGCAGTTTTATGATCGAGCAGCCGACATCCCTCCCCGTTTGCTATTGCAGAGTGAGTTGGACGAGCCAAAGGTGATCGACGAGTGGCTACGAAATAAGCGTGGGGACAAGGTAGTCATTCGGGTACCCCGCAAGGGTGAAGGAAAAAAGTTAGTAGACCTGGTAGCCGAAAATGCGGCCGAAGCGCTGGAGCAACTCCGCGCCCAGTGGCTGGCTGACGAACAAAAGACACGGCTGGCCGTGGAGGAGATAGCCAGGTATCTTAAGTTGCCTGCACTACCTAAACGGATCGAGTGTTACGATATCTCCAACATCCGCGGTACCTCAGCGGTGGGTTCAATGGTGGTCTTTGAGCGGGGACAACCGAAGAAGAGCGAATATCGCCGTTTTCAAATAAAGACGGTTCCCGGGGCCAACGATTATGCTATGCTCCAGGAGGTGCTTCAGCGCCGTTTCAAACGAGCCGTTAAGGCAAGTAGGTCGCTGGAACCGGATAGCCAGACAACGCTCATCCCGGATAAGACCGACTGGGGAATATTGCCGGATTTGGTAATCGTTGATGGCGGTAAGGGACAACTCCACGCCGCTCTGGACGCTATGAAAGAGTTGAATATATCCACTGTGCCCATCGTGGCCATAGCCAAGGAACACGAGGAGCTCTTCACGCCTGACTGTGTGGAGCCGATCACCCTGCCTCCCACCGCACAGGGCCTGTATTTCATCCAGCGCATCCGTGATGAAGCCCACCGCTTCGCCCTGTCCTATCATCAGGCAATGCGCAAGCGGACAACCTTCAGCTCCCTCTTAGGGGAGATACCAGGCGTTGGACCCAAGCGGAAGGCCGCTCTACTTAAGCACTTCGGCACCATCGACGCCATCCGCGAGGCAAGCATCACTGAAATCAGTCGCCTACCAGGCCTAAACAGGTCCGTGGCCGAAAACATCAAGTGTTACCTGTAG
- a CDS encoding DNA gyrase subunit A: MKIVKGPDFPTAGIILGQEGINSAYTTGHGRITIRSRAHIEEVKGGRYQIIITELPYQINKSSLLEKIAEMVHDRRLEGISELRDESDREGMRIVVELKRDAAPKQILNQLYKYTAMQSAFTVNMLALVDGQPRVLNLKAMLLHYLNHRREIVTRRTVFDLEKARQRLHILEGLKIALDHLDEVIATIRRAQDADTARVALIKNFHLSEIQAQAILDMQLRRLAALERKKIVNEYGDTIKLIAHLEDVLAHPVKILYLIRDELLEIKTKYGDARRTRIIAEEAADFSDEDLIPEQEVAIIISPKGYIRRLSSDIYHPQRRAARSSPPRVSWREEEPIQNLCIANTHDNVLFFSNRGRVYGLKAHQIPDSNRQSKGVPIGNLLALGEQETIVGSVALSTSDGDGYCLLITSGGQVKRVALKEYASTRPAGIIATDLPDRDELVKMVLTSGQDEVIIVTQKGQALRFREEEVRPSNRTSGGVRAIKLQAGDKVIGMDVVRPGLALLVITRNRYAKRVALSDFPTHGRGGGGVRVANITAKTGSIVGASVVWTTDELIITLSEGSAVRLPVDSIPLMSRTAQGTALADMGEGKGITSLIHLKGPGAILTEEPAPETDRGPLKKAKTKGSKMASTKAPTDKKEKTAVAATIPTKKTAPTKPAAKQTKKEEIKAATATVPPQKTIQAEPAAKQTKAEKMKVATATVPAKKMAQAKPAAKQAGTMPTAPEKSRKVAPGEAAGRAKSQSRAKTAVAKATPATSTASAQVKPSQGQVQRRSEPRSPQRAAAAEKPPKTSPPDSPKVKQPAKTKGKKRQAKSKQLTLFGAITAALRKTDKK, encoded by the coding sequence ATGAAGATCGTTAAGGGGCCAGATTTTCCCACCGCCGGCATCATTCTAGGACAAGAGGGGATAAACAGCGCCTATACTACTGGTCACGGCCGCATCACCATCAGATCTCGGGCTCATATCGAGGAAGTTAAGGGTGGACGGTATCAAATCATCATCACCGAATTGCCCTACCAAATCAATAAATCCAGTCTCCTGGAGAAGATCGCCGAGATGGTGCACGATCGCCGCCTTGAGGGTATTTCCGAGCTGCGCGATGAATCCGATCGAGAGGGGATGCGCATCGTCGTCGAGCTAAAGCGCGATGCAGCCCCTAAGCAGATCCTCAACCAGCTCTACAAGTACACCGCCATGCAATCTGCCTTCACCGTCAACATGCTGGCCCTTGTGGACGGGCAACCACGCGTGCTTAATCTAAAGGCTATGCTCCTGCATTACCTGAACCATCGCCGCGAGATCGTCACCCGCCGGACCGTCTTTGATCTGGAAAAGGCCCGCCAACGCCTACACATCCTAGAAGGTTTGAAGATTGCTCTAGATCATTTGGATGAGGTCATTGCCACGATTCGTAGAGCTCAAGACGCTGACACCGCTCGAGTGGCCCTAATCAAGAACTTCCATTTGAGCGAGATTCAGGCCCAAGCGATCCTGGATATGCAGCTGCGCCGACTGGCTGCTCTTGAACGCAAGAAGATAGTGAACGAATACGGGGATACCATCAAACTCATCGCCCACCTCGAGGATGTACTTGCCCATCCTGTTAAGATACTCTACCTGATCCGGGACGAACTACTGGAGATCAAGACCAAGTACGGTGATGCCCGGCGAACAAGGATAATAGCCGAGGAGGCTGCTGATTTCAGTGACGAAGATTTGATTCCGGAACAGGAGGTGGCCATCATCATCAGCCCTAAGGGCTATATCAGACGCCTATCAAGCGATATCTATCACCCCCAGCGCCGAGCCGCCAGGAGCAGCCCCCCCCGGGTGAGCTGGCGTGAGGAAGAACCTATCCAAAATCTATGTATTGCCAATACCCATGACAATGTACTCTTCTTCAGCAATCGCGGCCGAGTATATGGGCTGAAAGCCCATCAAATCCCCGACAGTAACCGGCAATCTAAGGGCGTCCCTATAGGCAACTTGCTCGCCCTTGGGGAACAAGAAACGATTGTGGGCAGCGTAGCCCTTTCCACTTCCGATGGCGATGGTTACTGTCTTCTGATCACGAGCGGCGGACAGGTCAAACGTGTCGCCCTCAAAGAATACGCCTCCACTCGCCCCGCCGGAATCATCGCCACCGATTTACCAGATAGAGACGAGCTGGTGAAGATGGTGCTTACAAGTGGCCAGGATGAAGTGATCATCGTCACCCAAAAAGGGCAGGCGCTCAGGTTCCGTGAGGAGGAAGTGCGTCCCAGCAACCGCACCAGTGGAGGAGTGCGCGCCATTAAGCTCCAGGCTGGGGATAAAGTAATAGGGATGGACGTAGTGCGCCCAGGCCTGGCACTCTTAGTGATTACACGCAATAGGTATGCTAAACGCGTAGCCTTGAGCGATTTTCCCACCCACGGGCGGGGTGGCGGTGGGGTGCGTGTGGCCAATATTACGGCGAAGACAGGTTCCATCGTTGGAGCAAGCGTCGTCTGGACGACCGATGAATTGATCATCACTCTCTCGGAAGGATCAGCCGTACGTCTCCCGGTGGATAGTATCCCGCTGATGAGCCGGACAGCACAGGGAACGGCACTGGCGGATATGGGCGAAGGTAAAGGCATAACCTCCCTCATCCATCTTAAAGGGCCAGGAGCGATACTTACAGAGGAGCCAGCGCCTGAAACGGATAGAGGACCGCTTAAGAAAGCGAAGACGAAGGGAAGCAAGATGGCCTCAACGAAGGCGCCAACTGACAAAAAGGAGAAAACGGCAGTCGCTGCCACCATTCCAACCAAGAAGACGGCGCCGACTAAACCAGCCGCAAAGCAAACCAAAAAAGAGGAGATCAAGGCAGCCACGGCGACTGTCCCGCCCCAGAAGACGATACAAGCCGAACCAGCAGCTAAACAAACCAAAGCGGAGAAGATGAAGGTGGCCACAGCGACTGTCCCAGCCAAGAAAATGGCGCAGGCTAAGCCAGCAGCAAAGCAGGCCGGAACGATGCCCACAGCACCAGAAAAGAGCAGGAAGGTTGCGCCCGGCGAAGCAGCCGGCAGGGCCAAGAGCCAGTCCAGGGCAAAGACCGCTGTGGCTAAAGCCACTCCTGCCACGTCAACGGCCTCAGCTCAGGTGAAACCCAGCCAGGGACAGGTTCAGAGGCGATCTGAACCGAGATCGCCTCAGCGGGCCGCTGCCGCGGAAAAACCGCCTAAGACCTCACCCCCAGATTCACCGAAGGTCAAGCAACCCGCAAAAACGAAGGGGAAAAAGAGACAAGCCAAGTCCAAACAACTGACGTTGTTCGGTGCCATCACCGCCGCCTTGCGTAAAACAGACAAGAAGTAA
- a CDS encoding glycosyltransferase family 39 protein, translating to MRALITNTRLRWLEIGLLLTIILLLAAPLRLYAIDTIPPGLSLDEAAEGLDAQRILVGWLPVFLPSNNGREALFAYVVATVFQLFGPTAAAIRLAAAILGILTVPATYLMVRALFGRRVAVLTAIFLSISYWHVSLSRLGLRTVALPLLGALALYFLWQALGSNRVWCWIMAGVSLGLSLYTYAPARLLPPLLAVAVLLWLVTHRKVISWPSRIPGVLLCFIVAGLVFAPLVLYFWAHPTDFLGRAEQVSLLNAVRAGADWSAVLTGNIAKTLGMFLWQGDLNPRHNLPGRAVFDPLLGGLFVVGLGLAVWRARQVEYGLSLLWLAVMLTPSILSDSAPHALRAAGVLPLLFVLPAIAMVAAWDKLQKWLPLAKKARILQATGMAAVVLLAVIEGGWTARDYFGRWAGRPDTGDAFNVAEVTLADYLNQLPASTRVYVGPLARDHPTVRFLTKHWEMVRPFPASCLPLPETASTDVIYLLGVSPDPGRIRRYFPQGNSGPTVEDPYGRPVFRSYFIPAGTRLQSPPAPSHSLRVSLGEEIELLGYDLDGTLRAGENLSLTLYWRARRAPLKDYTIFIHLVDEDGHIWSQRNSGPGDGDYPTSYWDQGEVVIDRHTLPIPSDAVPDTYNIVIGMYPEGGGARLGIQGATGRDQGNQLVLASVHIARAISPPDPARLPIGRRMEAAFRPDERSPEQIRLLGYTLETARVLPGRAIRLILFWQVLGKPAEDYTVLVRGRDEKGTVAFEEAVRPVRSRYPTVQWEAGEIVRDEHDVLVGARVRPGGYHLTVALYKTVSEEPLRAVLAGQELDEIALPDGVQMEALERTFAIPPIQNQLTARFGEAVQFLGYDLTPVAVKGGGSLELTLYWQAIREMETSYTVFTHLLDAQERIWGQKDDRPVGGARPTTSWARGEVIIDRYEIAVKAGAPPGEYRLEIGMYDAVTGQRLPVYGQDSRSLGDRLLLAPVLVEVR from the coding sequence GTGAGGGCACTGATAACAAATACCAGGCTACGCTGGCTGGAGATAGGGTTGTTGCTGACCATCATCCTCTTGCTGGCAGCGCCGTTACGTCTCTACGCCATAGATACTATTCCCCCAGGGCTTAGCCTGGATGAGGCGGCCGAGGGCCTGGACGCGCAGCGTATTCTGGTTGGATGGCTGCCAGTGTTCTTGCCCAGTAACAATGGACGGGAAGCCCTTTTCGCTTATGTTGTAGCTACGGTCTTTCAGCTATTTGGCCCTACGGCAGCGGCCATCCGGCTGGCGGCAGCAATCCTGGGCATTTTGACCGTGCCGGCCACCTACCTTATGGTTCGGGCCCTATTTGGTCGTCGAGTAGCTGTCTTGACTGCTATCTTCTTGTCCATTTCGTATTGGCACGTATCCCTCAGCCGCCTAGGATTGCGGACTGTAGCCCTGCCGCTCCTGGGGGCCCTTGCCCTCTACTTTCTTTGGCAGGCACTGGGATCAAACCGGGTTTGGTGCTGGATTATGGCTGGTGTATCATTAGGGCTCAGCCTGTATACCTATGCGCCTGCCCGGCTGCTGCCGCCGCTGCTGGCGGTGGCTGTCCTTCTTTGGTTGGTCACCCATCGGAAAGTGATATCCTGGCCGAGCCGTATACCTGGGGTATTGCTCTGCTTCATTGTCGCTGGCTTGGTCTTTGCGCCCTTGGTCCTCTACTTTTGGGCCCATCCAACCGATTTTCTTGGACGGGCTGAGCAGGTCTCTCTGTTAAATGCGGTGCGGGCCGGCGCCGACTGGTCAGCTGTGCTTACAGGAAACATCGCTAAAACATTGGGGATGTTTCTCTGGCAGGGTGATCTTAACCCGCGTCACAACCTGCCGGGGCGAGCCGTCTTCGATCCTCTTCTGGGGGGATTGTTTGTGGTGGGGCTAGGGTTGGCCGTGTGGCGAGCGCGTCAGGTGGAGTATGGCTTAAGTCTCTTGTGGCTTGCGGTGATGCTGACGCCATCTATCCTGAGCGATAGTGCCCCTCACGCTCTCCGCGCTGCTGGAGTCCTACCGCTGCTCTTTGTCTTGCCGGCTATCGCCATGGTCGCTGCCTGGGATAAGCTACAGAAATGGCTACCCCTGGCTAAAAAGGCTCGTATCCTGCAAGCCACTGGTATGGCGGCGGTAGTGCTGCTCGCCGTCATCGAGGGCGGGTGGACGGCAAGGGACTACTTTGGAAGGTGGGCTGGGCGACCCGACACGGGGGATGCCTTCAACGTGGCCGAAGTAACCCTGGCCGATTACCTGAATCAGCTGCCTGCTTCCACCCGTGTTTATGTTGGACCGTTGGCCAGGGATCATCCCACCGTTCGTTTCTTGACCAAACACTGGGAGATGGTCAGGCCCTTCCCAGCCAGCTGCCTGCCCCTGCCGGAGACGGCTTCGACCGATGTCATTTACCTGTTAGGTGTGTCCCCGGACCCTGGTCGTATCCGAAGATACTTTCCGCAAGGGAACTCCGGCCCTACGGTGGAAGACCCTTATGGGCGTCCAGTCTTCCGCAGTTACTTTATACCAGCTGGAACGCGCCTGCAAAGTCCTCCGGCGCCCTCTCATTCACTGCGGGTGAGTTTGGGAGAGGAGATCGAACTGCTGGGTTACGATCTGGACGGCACTTTGAGGGCGGGTGAAAACCTGTCCCTAACGCTTTATTGGCGAGCCAGGCGAGCCCCACTCAAGGATTACACTATCTTTATCCACCTGGTAGACGAAGATGGGCATATCTGGAGCCAAAGGAATAGCGGCCCAGGGGATGGTGATTATCCTACCTCCTATTGGGACCAGGGCGAGGTGGTGATCGATCGTCATACGTTGCCCATCCCCTCCGATGCCGTTCCTGATACGTATAATATTGTCATAGGCATGTACCCGGAAGGGGGTGGAGCGCGCCTCGGCATTCAGGGGGCAACGGGACGAGACCAGGGCAACCAACTGGTATTGGCTAGCGTTCACATCGCCAGGGCCATCTCGCCCCCTGACCCGGCACGTCTACCTATCGGCAGGAGGATGGAGGCCGCCTTTCGGCCTGATGAGAGGTCCCCAGAACAGATCAGGCTTCTTGGATACACCCTGGAAACCGCTCGTGTGTTACCAGGACGAGCGATTCGTCTGATTCTCTTCTGGCAGGTGCTTGGCAAACCCGCGGAAGACTATACTGTTTTAGTGAGGGGGCGGGATGAGAAGGGTACCGTCGCTTTTGAGGAGGCAGTGCGACCGGTGCGGAGTCGGTATCCAACGGTACAATGGGAGGCAGGGGAGATCGTCCGCGATGAACACGATGTCCTGGTGGGGGCTCGTGTCAGACCAGGAGGTTATCATCTGACGGTGGCTCTGTACAAGACTGTCAGTGAAGAGCCACTGCGGGCTGTGCTTGCCGGACAAGAACTGGATGAGATCGCCTTGCCGGATGGTGTACAGATGGAGGCGCTGGAGCGGACCTTCGCCATACCACCGATCCAGAACCAGTTGACAGCCAGGTTTGGGGAGGCTGTCCAGTTTCTGGGCTATGACCTCACTCCGGTGGCTGTAAAGGGGGGCGGTTCGCTGGAGCTGACCCTTTATTGGCAGGCTATCAGAGAGATGGAGACGAGCTACACGGTATTCACCCATCTCTTGGATGCGCAGGAGCGGATCTGGGGGCAAAAGGATGATCGCCCTGTGGGTGGCGCTCGCCCCACCACCTCCTGGGCGAGGGGTGAGGTCATCATTGATCGCTACGAGATCGCCGTCAAGGCCGGGGCACCTCCTGGCGAATACCGCCTGGAGATCGGCATGTACGATGCCGTCACGGGGCAACGTCTACCGGTCTATGGTCAGGATAGTCGTTCCCTAGGAGACCGTCTCCTGTTGGCGCCAGTACTGGTCGAAGTCCGCTGA
- the coaE gene encoding dephospho-CoA kinase (Dephospho-CoA kinase (CoaE) performs the final step in coenzyme A biosynthesis.): protein MRVIGLTGNIACGKSTVARMLVRLGAEVIDADVIAHEVMAPGTDVWRAVVAQFGQGILRPDGTIDRSILGSMVFADPAALKRLEEIVHPAVIQIIESRIAASKATAVVIEAIKMIESGLYKRCDSLWVVTCHPEQQLSRLMAQKGLTTEESWLRIKAQSPPEEKVRLADIVIDNSGTKERTWHQVWRAWTRECSTGNT, encoded by the coding sequence GTGCGTGTAATCGGATTGACGGGGAATATCGCCTGCGGCAAAAGCACTGTCGCAAGGATGCTGGTGCGTCTGGGTGCTGAGGTAATTGATGCTGATGTGATAGCCCACGAGGTGATGGCTCCCGGTACAGATGTCTGGCGAGCAGTAGTAGCTCAATTTGGGCAAGGAATCTTACGGCCTGATGGGACGATCGACCGCTCCATTCTGGGGAGTATGGTTTTTGCTGATCCCGCTGCCCTGAAGAGGCTAGAGGAAATCGTCCATCCGGCGGTAATCCAGATTATCGAATCCAGGATCGCTGCCTCTAAAGCTACCGCTGTGGTCATAGAGGCGATTAAGATGATCGAAAGTGGATTGTATAAGCGCTGCGACTCCTTATGGGTCGTAACCTGTCATCCGGAGCAGCAGCTGTCTCGTCTGATGGCTCAAAAGGGACTGACGACCGAAGAATCCTGGTTACGCATAAAGGCCCAGTCCCCACCCGAAGAGAAGGTGCGTTTGGCCGATATAGTTATCGACAACAGTGGAACAAAGGAAAGGACTTGGCATCAGGTATGGCGAGCCTGGACTAGAGAATGTTCTACAGGTAACACTTGA
- a CDS encoding 2Fe-2S iron-sulfur cluster-binding protein: protein MRSYVVPYEEGMSLLDCLVKIRELYDPSLAFLYSCRYDNSCKLCLASVNGRVSYLCLTPAEDGTQIRPVPKGKIIRDLVTNIRTMT, encoded by the coding sequence ATGAGATCCTATGTAGTCCCCTACGAAGAGGGGATGAGCCTCCTGGACTGCCTGGTCAAAATACGAGAACTGTACGACCCCAGCCTGGCCTTTCTCTACTCCTGCCGCTACGATAATAGTTGCAAACTCTGTCTTGCCTCCGTCAACGGCCGGGTCAGCTATCTCTGCCTCACCCCAGCCGAGGATGGGACGCAGATAAGGCCCGTGCCTAAGGGCAAGATCATCCGTGACCTGGTAACAAACATAAGGACGATGACCTAA
- a CDS encoding FAD-dependent oxidoreductase produces MVSNFKAPSATTDVLIIGSGAAGIFAAFDAADRGATVTIVDKGCVGRSGATVTGLYAVCAALGHTDPEDNWKVHFEDTMRAGHYLNDPALVEVFTKEAPERMLELERWGVPFVKQGNKFLQVTAAGHTYRRALHADFASGKAMIDGLLRQLRRQREIRLIEHTFITKLLTHDRRVVGALGLNLTSGQMVALAAKAVVLATGGAMELYPENTAPRPLTGDGYALAYDVGAELLDMEFVQFFPVGLAYPRGLGINRTIGAMMRYRTGGILWNRLGERFMARYDPEKKDLSTRDILARAIATEISEGRGTDRGCVYLDLSISGEETLWKEYGHFLEKLMRSGVGVIRGPVEVKPMCHHFMGGIRINPQCETTVPGLFAAGEVAGGVHGANRLGGNALSEICVFGARAGTAAADLANTAKTIPLDEAEIRHEEERITAHLRRSGPNKSPTSIKRRLQEIMAQRVGVLRDESNLNMALTELRSLRAELPRTIFVDHSLMYNMELMDLLELQNMLTVAEMVTSAAKMRRESRGAHIRVDYPETEAQWEKNIFVRKGPSGKPTLETRQRPK; encoded by the coding sequence ATGGTCAGTAATTTTAAGGCACCGTCAGCCACCACAGATGTGTTGATCATCGGTTCCGGTGCCGCAGGGATCTTCGCCGCTTTCGACGCGGCTGACCGTGGGGCAACAGTAACCATCGTAGATAAGGGTTGTGTCGGGCGGTCCGGAGCCACTGTGACAGGGCTCTACGCCGTGTGTGCGGCCTTGGGTCATACCGATCCAGAGGATAACTGGAAGGTTCATTTCGAGGATACCATGCGCGCCGGCCATTACTTGAACGACCCTGCCCTGGTAGAAGTATTCACCAAAGAGGCGCCGGAGCGCATGCTGGAGTTGGAGCGTTGGGGGGTACCTTTTGTTAAGCAAGGGAATAAGTTTTTGCAGGTCACAGCTGCCGGTCACACTTACCGCCGCGCCCTTCACGCCGACTTCGCCAGCGGCAAGGCGATGATCGATGGTCTTCTACGTCAGCTGCGACGCCAGCGCGAGATACGCCTCATCGAGCATACTTTTATCACCAAGCTCCTTACGCATGACCGGCGAGTAGTTGGTGCCCTTGGCCTCAACCTTACCTCCGGGCAGATGGTGGCACTGGCCGCTAAGGCGGTCGTTCTGGCTACCGGCGGAGCGATGGAGCTCTACCCGGAAAACACAGCCCCCCGTCCTTTAACAGGCGATGGCTATGCTCTGGCCTATGATGTAGGGGCAGAGCTGCTGGATATGGAGTTTGTTCAGTTCTTCCCCGTAGGTCTAGCATATCCACGAGGATTAGGCATTAATCGCACCATCGGTGCCATGATGCGTTACCGCACCGGTGGTATCCTGTGGAATCGGCTGGGCGAGCGCTTTATGGCCAGATATGACCCTGAAAAGAAAGATCTCAGCACAAGGGATATCCTGGCCAGAGCCATCGCTACCGAGATTAGCGAAGGACGAGGGACGGACAGAGGCTGTGTCTACCTGGACCTCTCCATCTCAGGGGAGGAGACACTATGGAAGGAGTACGGCCACTTCCTAGAAAAGCTGATGCGAAGCGGAGTCGGCGTGATCCGCGGACCAGTGGAGGTAAAGCCTATGTGCCACCACTTCATGGGAGGGATCAGGATAAATCCCCAATGCGAAACAACCGTCCCCGGATTATTTGCGGCCGGTGAAGTCGCTGGCGGTGTGCATGGAGCCAATCGGTTGGGAGGCAACGCTCTATCAGAAATTTGTGTATTTGGTGCCCGTGCCGGTACCGCTGCCGCTGACCTTGCCAATACAGCGAAAACGATACCACTTGATGAGGCCGAGATCAGACACGAGGAGGAACGTATCACCGCTCATCTGAGGCGAAGCGGACCGAACAAATCTCCAACCTCTATTAAGCGGAGATTGCAGGAGATTATGGCCCAGCGTGTTGGGGTCTTACGCGACGAGAGCAACTTGAACATGGCCCTGACTGAACTGCGGTCTCTCCGTGCCGAACTCCCACGAACAATCTTTGTTGATCACTCTCTAATGTATAATATGGAGCTAATGGACCTGCTGGAACTGCAAAACATGCTGACAGTGGCTGAGATGGTCACCAGCGCCGCCAAGATGCGAAGGGAGAGCCGGGGGGCGCACATCAGAGTTGATTATCCCGAGACAGAAGCTCAATGGGAGAAGAACATTTTCGTCCGTAAAGGACCTTCTGGCAAGCCAACCTTGGAGACGAGGCAACGACCGAAGTAG